The following DNA comes from Brassica oleracea var. oleracea cultivar TO1000 chromosome C5, BOL, whole genome shotgun sequence.
AATCAAAGAAGAGATGGTTTCGACTTTCAGGTTCCAAGTTACAAAGCAAACACAGTGGTGATGTCGTGATCAGGCCCCAACCAATTAATCTGTCTCGGGTGGGACATCTATTCAACACAAACAACTAAGCTAAGAAGCTCTACCTTGGCACCCCACCCTTATTCCATACTATCTGATGCCACAGAACAGGAGGTAGTTGAGTTCTAAGCTGATCATATACCTGCCCAATAGAGTATCTGGTTGTTGTTTGTCCTTCTATTTCCCACTCATAATAGTCCTCTCCATCATTCAGACTGATCATTGTGAGCACTGCATGAATCTGTACTTGAGCCTCAGATCGCGCTGGAGGAAGCTGCCAAGCACCATTAGTTTGAAGGGAAGCGAGAGTCGCTACGTCCGGAATCCCAAGTGATGATGATTCGCCAAGTTGAAGAAACTGTCTTATGCTGCCTAGCGAGGACCAATTATCCATCCAAAACCGACAGGTGAGACCATTTGAGACTCGCATTTTTATACATTGATATATCAAGGGACTTAACTTGAGCAGTTTGTTTATTTGCCAAGAGAACCTTCTGTTGGGTGGGGTGGTCCACAAGTTGCTGAGGCTACCTTGCAATACTTCCTCAATGAACCAAGCAACCCAAATCGAACCCGATTGGAAAAAGAGGAGCCAGATTAGCTTAAGACAACAAGCCTTGTTCCATAGAGATAAGTCTTTGATTCCCAGTCCACCTTCTTTCTTTGATTTCGTTACTGCTTCCCATGAGACCCTAGCAGTATTGTGACTCTCGATATCACCTTTCCAGAGGAAAACACTACATAAAGAGTTTATTTTTTTCACGCAGGCTTTCGAGAGGATGAAGGTAGAGCACCAGAAAGTGTTAATCCCAGCTATAACCATCTTGATCAGCAACAACCTTCCCGCAAACGACAAAGATTTGGAGCTCCAAGATGAGAATTTTCCTTTGATTTGCTGAAGCAAGACTTCACAGTTGAGCAGTGTGAGCTTCTTTGTTACTAATGGAACTCCCAAATAGCGAACTGGAAGGGATCCCATCAGCATTCCCGTCGAGAACTGGATTAAGTCAGATTCAGCGTGAGAGAAACCTGAGGCAAAGAAAGAAGTCTTATGCACACTCATAGCCAGACCAGCGCACATCTCGAACTCTCTAATGACCTGAAGCACAGCTTGGACAGATTCAAGACTTCCATCTATGAAGATTAGCAAGTCATTTGCAAAACATAAGTGGGTCATTTTAGTTGATGAGCATTTGAGATGATAATTAAATTTCCTCTCATGTGCAGCTTCCTTGAGCATTAATGATAAGTTGTTCAGCGCTATGACAAAGAGATAGGGCGACAACGGGTCTCCTTGGTGTAGGCCACGAGTTCCTTTGAAGAAACCATTGATCACACCGTTGTATCCAACCGTAAAGCTTGTTGTGCACACACACACTCTGATCCAGGAGATGAATTGTTGAGGAAGGTCCATAGCATCAAGGCAAGAGAATAAGAAGGACCAAGACAAGGTATCAAAAGCTTTCGCTATATCAACTTTTATAGTTATACGCTTGTGGCATGTTTGCTTATGATACCCGTTTATTAACTCTCCCGCTAAGGAAGTGTTTTCAACTAGAAGTCGTCCTCTAACAAATGCAGTCTGGCTCGGTACAATAAGATGGGACAGGATTGGCTTTAGTCTTCTCACAAGCAACCGCGACACCACCTTGTATAGCGTATTGAGACAAGCGATCGGGCGAAAGTCAGTGATTTGTGAGGCGCCAGGATGTTTAGGAACCAAAGTGAGGATAGTGGAGTTGGTAGTAGACGGCATGAAGGAGGTGTAGAAGAAGTGACGGATGGAAGTGACAACTTCAGTGCCTAAGATGCTCCACGCAGACTTGTAGAAACCTGAAGTTAATCCATCTGGGCCCGAAGCCTTGTTTGGGTTAAGCTTGAGCAGAACAGAGGCGATCTCCTCCAGAGTAGGAATTGAAGTCATCAACTGCCCTTGATCCTGAGAGCAACGGAATGGAGTTAGCCCCTGGAACCATTGAACCGAAGACTGAGCAACTTGCGGTGCAGGGACAGGACCTAAGATATTAGTGAAGTGACAGACAGCATGAGAACTCATGTCCAAAGGATCATTCAGAACGACACCAGAGGCTAGAATGAAAGATCTAATCATGTTGTAGCTGAGGCGAGTCTGAACAATCCGATAGAAGTAAGTTGTATTCTGGTCACCCTCCTTTAGCCAATTAATTCGAGATCTTTGTTTGAAGTAGCTCTCTTCTATCATCCTCAGGAAGTTCCATCTTTCTAGGGCCTGCTTTTCAAGTTCAAAAAGCTGCGTAGTTGGAGTTTGCATCACTTGTACCTGCACATCTTGTAGCAAACAGTTAGCCTCACTAACTCTCTTTTGTATTTGTGAAAAATTCTCTATGTTTAGTGTTTTAAGCTCTCTCTTGATTTGCTTTTGTTTCCAGCATAGGGCAGTGAGGTTCCATGCAATGCTTCCGGCTTGTGTCCATGCTTCGTAGACCACTTGGAGAAAGTCGGGGTGTTTGGAAAGATAGTTATAGAATTTGAAAGGGCGGGTTCCATGGGTTGGGATTTTGTAGGCCAGATCGAGGATACAAGGACAGTGATCAGAGGTTAGGGCTGGCAGAAAGAAAGCAGTACAGTTGGGGAATAGGTTTAGGATTTGACTATTGATGAGGAGGCGATCAAGTTTTTTAGCCAAGGGAGACTCAGGTTGCTTATTGGTCCAGGTGAAAAGAGGACCTTGAAAACGAAGATCATACAGTCCCATTTGGTGAAGACAATCCTTGAACTCAACCATACTACTAGTGAGGTAGTTGACATCATCATGGGAGTTTTCAGAGTAATGAGCAATCTGATTAAAGTCTCCACTCATGATCCATGGCACCGTGTCAAGTGATAGGGATTGGCATGTGTTAAGAAGTTCCACCCATAAATCCGTACGCTCAGCTCTCTCATTTGAAGCATAGACGGCAGTATAAACAAAAGGGAAAGATCCAGGCAGCTTGACCTCGCATGTTACAGCTTGCCTCGATTGATGCAGAATGCGTACGGAGACAGTTTCCTTCCAGATAACAATTATGCGACCTTCAACGTCCATAGAGTGATTAGAGGCATAGTTCCAGCCTCTACAAAGTTTGGTCATTAAAGGGCTCAGGTTATGATTCTTGATATGTGATTCCAAAATGATGTCAAAAGAAGGTTGTTGGCTCGCTAGCCATTGACAAAAAGGGTGTGCTTGTCCGGATCATTCAATACGCGGACATTCCAAAAAAATATTTTAGTATTCATAGATGCTAATTTGTTAACCTTACAATGTCAATGACTCATTTGAAACAAACAACTAATTTGTTAACCCTCTGAATAACTGATATATATATCAATAAAAGATAGCTATTAAAATATACAACTAACAAAAATTGTTAAGGAATCTAATATTATATACAATATATAGATTGTCATCAAACCATAGTTCTAAACCCACCATCAACTCTTAACATTTTCAATAGACTAGAAAAACGTTTTTATGGTCTTCATTGGTTAAAGTACAATATATTTATTAAAAACTAGAGTTTAAATAATGTTTAATTGAAATCATGGCATCTATCGTTTTGTTTTTAAAATATATGTTGAAGAAGCAGAATGTCTTTTTGAATAATTTTATATTTAAATCTTCCAACATATGTTAAACTGCAAAAAATTGTAAAATATATGAAACTGCTGTTTTCTTCCCAAAGGAAAGAAAACTACAAAATAGGGTAAAAATGATATTAGTTCTATAGAATGATATAAGCTTAAATCTTCTAGCTTCCAATATTTTATATGTGGGACAAGTAGCCAATAAATAGTGAGGCAAAAACGTTATGCCGTACGTCCCTTCTGATTTGTGATTGGAAATATAAAATATATAAATAAAGCACAGAGACTTTTTTTAAATAATACTAATTAATTAATATCAGTACAAAAATATGGAGAAAGTTTTGGACGAACCTCGCGGTTTCAGGCATCAACGTTCGCCAGTACAACGTCAGTGCAGCGGGAAGAGCACCGATCATAAGGATCAGCCTCCACGCCACGTCAGCTTCAACCGGAGCCTCTCCATCAGCCTTCGAACCGCCGCCAAAGTTTTTAAACGCCACACAAACAGCCATCGTCACGGCTGAGCTCACAAGAATCCCCGACCCTTGCATGGAGAACACGGCAGCTATAAAGGCGCCACGTCTTCTCTTATTCGAAAACTCCGACATGATGGTAGCCGAGAGCGGGTAATCACCACCGATACCCAAACCGAGAATAAACCGAAAGAAACCGAGACTGACCATAACGCAAGACCTACTACTCGTGCACACGGAAAAGCCACAACCAAAGGAGCTTAGGATCATGATGATCAGACAAATCCCGTAGACTCGGCGGCGACCAACTCGGTCGCCGAGGTAACCGAACACGAGTTGACCCGTTGCTGTCCCGAGAAGAGCGATGGCGTAAGAAAGGGAGAGAACGGCTGTGGTGATGGAGTCTCCGTGGTAATAAATATGGCTAATCATTTTCATGATCGGTGCGATGCAGAAGAGGTCGTAAGCGTCGGTGAATAGTCCCATTCCTGCTATTATGATCGCTTTGAGATGGTACCATTGTATTCTAGCTGCATCAAGAGACAACATTACCTTTGGTGTCAACGTCCTTTTCTTGATCTGCGATTCTGAATTCATAGCTTCCTTCTTCACCTCTATTTGGTTTTGTTTATCGAAGGTTTGGACTTCGTAGGCACAATAAATTGAAACAGGACATTATTGATTGTACTTATAATAAGTTAGGTACAAGAAGTCTCTGTCTGTTTTTCATTACATTATTTCTATGCTCATGAAATATGCTGCTTATGCTTGAATCCGAGAAAGACTTGGTGAGTTGTTATATTCTATTTTGTGTTGTCACGACGTGCACATTATTAATTGTTTGAGAATCTCCGGCAGACTAAGCCATATGCTTTTGTATTAATCCATTTATTTTGGTTTAACTCACTGGTGAAGGGATGTGTTAACAACATGCAGACAGTCTTAACATGAAAACCTCGCGGAAACAACACTACGTAGACCGAAGGTCAGAAGTGATGTGTTGTGTTTCTTTGAGCTTTTGCTTTGCTTTTTAATCGGATTGATTTGTTTCGACTTTTGGACTTTTTTTTTTGTTTTCTTTAGTGGTTTTATATGGAACATGTTCATTTCATGGGAAAAGACGCAATTAGACAAGATTTTAGAGTTATGTGTTACAAAAAAAAGACAAGATTTTAGAGTTTAGCTAGATTATATTATTGTCATTAATAAAATGAATTCCCTAAAATTACAGTGTATCAATACCATATCCAATTGTTTACAATCTTGTGTTCATTGCGTTTCCATTGTATTGGCCTTCGAGCTCACTATGTATATACAGCAAGTTAGACTAAAGCCTAAACATGTCCAATAGATGACACCTTTGAAGAAGTTGTGATTGATGGATCAATCCAGCGCCGATATAGATTGTGGGAGGAGTCATGGAGCGTTTCTGGTTATAAACTGGTTCGTCCATCATCAGTAAGGATCAAAGCCGACGGATGAGAGAAGAAAGACCACCACCACCACCTTGGGTATACATACTTGTGTTGAAGTCCAGCTATGTTCCAAACAGTAACTAGGTCATCCATCTACTGTAATCATGTGGCTTTGACACTCAATCTTATCCTTGTTAATCAACACACGACACGAGCAGCATCTGCCATGAGCCCCCCGATGCCTAGGCAAAGTGATTATCAAAACTCACAATTTTTCTGGTTGATACGTGTCAGAAAGTAGAAACAGACAACAAAATTGTATCAGGAAAAGACAGATCTAAGCTATATTTGTCAGAGCCCACGAAAAGGTCACATCTTTCTAAACATGTAGGACGATCGAACGGCTGAAGATCAAGTGGACCATGAAGGCGTTGCTATTGATGCCTCTGGTAGAGTTCCAGTTCTACTAGGGAGTAAGTCATTATTAATTCAAGAAAAAGACTGATCCATTCCTTATTAGAGCATATGCAATGGTGTACTCCACCTTAGAATCCTTAGGAATATTTTAGTAATATTTTTTTTTTTTAATAGTTAAGGATTCCAATCAAAACGGTGTCTCCAATGGTGTTTCCGAAGATGGAGTTTTTAGGAATAAAAAAATAATATTTTTTTAATTTTTTTTTAAATTGAAATTGAAATTTTATTAATTGCATGATTAAAAATAAAGATACAATGATTAAATATAAAGATACATTAATTATTAATCTTCATCACCAAATTTGTTCAAAATATTTTCGATTAAATCATTTTTCAATCGTTCATGCATATGCCTATCACGAAGATCATTCCGAACGCGAAAGAGATTATTCAGATTTGTAGGCCTCTCGGTTTTCACCTGTGAATTTCTGCTGACGTCTCCTTCTTCAACGATTGATCGAAATCGCCTTTTCGTCTCGAGCTCTGATTTTTTTTCTCGCCTTCGGTCTCGAATGAATTTTTTTTTCGCAAAACCAAACACAATAGCTCACCGAGCCTATCCTCCTCCGACACGTGCACTTAGGATCAAGTCTTTCATATCCTTATTTACGGACTGATCCGTTGTTATGTTAGCCAAAATATTATTATTATATTTCATTAATCATATGATTACCTCCTAAGGACTCTTCTTGGACCGCCGTTGCGGATGGTCTTAGTCCTCAAGATGTTACTGTGTTTTGGTATATGAAGGGTGTCTTTTATGGGCGGTGCGGGGTCGATTTGGACCGTGGTGTGGCTGCGGTTGGGTAAACACTGGGAAGCCAGAGGGTCTCCGTGGAATCAACAAGATGGCTTCTTTGCCCACCAAAACTAAATGATAAAATTATTCTATCTTTTCTGAGAATGATCTCTATCTTCATATTGATACGAACGTTGTCATGACATTATAATTTAAGTGTTTTCCTTTTGACTTGCGAATTGAAATGTTGTAACAATGATGGGGCAATAATAAGCTTTCAAACAATGAAGTCAAAACTTAGGTTAAACCATCTACTCTCAAAAATAAAATAAATATGAAAAAAGAAAAGAATAGAGATTTTATGGTTGAAAAACTTTTCAGTATTTAAAAAAACTATTCGAATATTTGTCATTTTTCATTGGCCAACATTATTTGATATTTAAAACGTGGTTGAGAAACTCAATTTTCTACCCAATGATGATGTCCTTTAAAGAACTGAATATAAAATGATGACTGAAGAGAAACAGAGACCATTGAACTGATGAAAAACAAAGAAGACTATATTGAACAGTTGCATGGGTAGAAAGTACACACAGAGGAAGCTTACATTAAACGGTTTTATTTGGTAAGAAATATACATTTGGCTTCCTTTCGTCAAGTAAACTGATTCATGAGTTTGGTATCTTGGCAGGGTCATCAGGTGCTTGCCAAGGATTGCCCGTCACCAATCTCTTCGTCCTCAACATTCTTATCTCGTTCGTGCTCGTGCTCATTCTCTTCTAACGATCTTCCCATAGTTTCCTTCGTGAAGAAATACGTCACAAACATTCCAGCAATACAAACTCCACCAAGAATCAAGAAAGCAGTTCTCATTCGGTTCGCATCAGGATAAACCTGGTTTATATCATCGCCGTCTTCTACCTTCTTCGTAGCCCAAAAGAACCCAACAGTGCCCACAATAGCCCCAAGCTTACCCGCGGCTCCAGATATCCCGTGGCAAGTCGACCTAAACCTAGCCGGGAAAAGCTCCGCGGGAATGATAAAAGTTGTAGTGTTGGGACCAAAGTTACAAAAGAAGAAAACGAAACCGTAAAGAACCATAAAGCCTTTCTTTGTCTGCTCATGCTTAGACCAATACCAACAGTACGGAATCCCCGCGGCCAAAAAAATAACGGCCATGAAGAAAAACCCCATAATCTGGATCCTGACACGACCTACCTTGTCGATGAAGAAAACTGTGAACCAGTAACCGGGAATGGTAGAGCAAGCGGCGATGATGGCTCCTAGTTTCGCCACTTCGAAGGTTGCGTCGTAGACGTTTGTGGTGGCGGAAGAAGAAGGGTTGTGGGAGTAGCTACTGAAAATATGGGAGAGGAGGAAGTTGCTTGTGTAGAAGACGACGTCTACTAGGAACCAGTTAGCGGATGCGGCAAAGAGGTCACGGCCGTGGAGGCGGAGGAAGCGAATGGAGAAGAGCTTGTAGGTAGGCGGTGGTGAAGGAGAAGGTGGCTCCGTCGTTGTTTCGTCAGAGATATTCGATATTGACATGACTTTTTGCATGTCTTTTGCTGCTTGGACGATATTGTGTTCCACAAGTGCTGTGTACCTGCATGCATGGTACTACTAGTTTTAATTAATAAGCCGCATTTAATGTAAAATAGACTATTTATACATTTACAAATCGAGTTTTTGTTATTTTGACTTTTTTCCTTTTTTATTGAATGCCCTACGGACTAGAGTACAAATTACTGGACTAGCCGAAGGCGACCGTTATTAGTTTTTCTTAGTTAAAAGTTAAAAAAAAGTTCTTATATTACGCTAAAAACCTCACCCTAAGAACCCTCCAATAAGCATGTCCTATAAATATTAGATGGAAGAATAATAAAACTATAAAATATTAAATAAGTTATATGTATGATTGGTGAAGGCTTTTTTGTTAAAAATGATTGGTGGAGTCTTGGAATAAATTACGCAAGGATGAGATGGCTGGTAAGGTATATACCACAGTATTTGGTATCCATCCGAATATCCCTTACAATGTCAATGACTCATTTAAAACAAACAACTAATTTGTAACCCTCCGAATAACTGATATATATTATATATCAATAAAAGCT
Coding sequences within:
- the LOC106344490 gene encoding probable inorganic phosphate transporter 1-8 — protein: MNSESQIKKRTLTPKVLLSLDAARIQWYHLKAIIIAGMGLFTDAYDLFCIAPIMKMISHIYYHGDSITTAVLSLSYAIALLGTATGQLVFGYLGDRVGRRRVYGICLIIMILSSFGCGFSVCTSRRSCVMVSLGFFRFILGLGIGGDYPLSATIMSEFSNKRTRGAFIAAVFSMQGLGILVSSAVTMAVCVAFKNFGSGSKADGEAPVEADVAWRLILMIGALPAALTLYWRVLMPETARYTALVEHNIVQAAKDMQKVMSISNISDETTTEPPSPSPPPTYKLFSIRFLRLHGRDLFAASANWFLVDVVFYTSNFLLSHIFSSYSHNPSSSATTNVYDATFEVAKLGAIIAACSTIPGYWFTVFFIDKVGRVRIQIMGFFFMAVIFLAAGIPYCWYWSKHEQTKKGFMVLYGFVFFFCNFGPNTTTFIIPAELFPARFRSTCHGISGAAGKLGAIVGTVGFFWATKKVEDGDDINQVYPDANRMRTAFLILGGVCIAGMFVTYFFTKETMGRSLEENEHEHERDKNVEDEEIGDGQSLAST